A segment of the Saccopteryx leptura isolate mSacLep1 chromosome 11, mSacLep1_pri_phased_curated, whole genome shotgun sequence genome:
AatatctggaagaaaaaaaaaaagctaatgtaACCTAACCCCCCCAAAAATCCTAAATCCAATAACTGAATTCACAACTCATGTGGTACatgataaatatacaaaaattaatcatATTTCTACACATCAGCAATGAACATGTGAacagtgaaaaatacaatatcatttataattgccaggaaggaaggatgggagggagaACATATAGAGGACttctataatgaaaactacaaaatgataaaaagaaatcaaaggagaGCTAAGTAAGTGAAGAAACATTCTGTGTTCATGGACTGAACGGCTCAACATAAGTAAAGATATCACTCACTTCTCCCCCAACTGATACACAGGTTTAAtttaattcctatcaaaatcccgACAAGATTTTTATTACTCATTaacaaaactattctaaaatttatgtagaaaggcaaaaaaaaaaaaaaaaactagaatagtttaaaaatttgagaaaaacgAATAAAGCCAGAGAAATCAGTCTACTGGGTTTCAAGACATTTGATAGTTCTAATGAAGGCTGATCCTGGTGAAGAGATGGGACACATGAACCGATGGTGCAGAAGGGAACTCAGAAACAGTCACACACAAACATGGCCAACTGGTATTTCACATAGGTGCAAAATCAATTCATGGGAGGACAAACAGCATTTTGGACAAATGGCATTGGAGGAAGAGAACATatacaggcaaaaataaataaacctcagCCTGAGTTTCACACCTTATACAGACATTAATCCCAAATGGATCATggacttaaaaaagtaaaacataaactACAAAACTTCtagggggaaagaaaagagaaaaatgtcaggATCTTGAACAAAGAATTCTTAGATTTCAAGAAAAGCacaagttataaaagaaaaaaactgataaagtggacttcatcaaaattaaaacaaccttgtatgctgaggtcgctggtcaaaaccctgggcttgccccaaaaagacacatacaacaagcattcactgaacaactaaagtgaagctcAACTACTGTGACTTGATACTTACTGCTCCCCGTACCCTCCactccctgtaaaataaataaataaaatatttggggaaaataattcttaaaattcaaCAGTGGGGAAAATAATCTAATcagaaaaggggaaaggacatGAAGAGGTGTCACCAAAAGGAAACAGATGCCGAATGAACCCAGAAAATGATGTTCAAGGTCGTTAGCTACTGGGGAAtggcaaactaaaaccacaatgagctattacCACACACCCATCGGAAAGGCAAAAATAACAAACCACCACCAAATGCGGATGAAGATGCAGAAAAACCGGACCACTCCTACACTGGCTGTGGAAtacaaaatggtgcagccactctggaaaagagaattttaaaaatacaaatgtgcAAATATCATACGACCCAGCCACTGCACACCTGGGCATCTATcccaacaaaatgaaaacctaTGTTCACACCAAAGCTTGCACAGAAATGTTTATAATAGACCCAAACTGAAAATAATGTAGCCATCCATCCTTCAATGAAGGTTAAATGCCAGGCACTACAACCACACCATGGAACTCTACgcagcaataaaaagaacaagGCATTAATACACACAACACCTGTGATGAACCTCCAGCGAATGAGGCCGGGTGAGGAAATCCAATCCCAAAAGGTTACAAATGGTATGGCTCCATGTATACACCGTTCCTGAAGTGACAAAATTAGAAGTGGAGACTAGATTACTGGCTGCCGGGGCTTAAGATGGGGTGGGGTGAATCTAAAAAGAGAATCTGGCGGATCCTTGAAGATACGGAAATACTCTGCATAGTGACTGCATTGATGTTAACCTCCTGGTGGTGGTATTACTGTTTTCTATAATATAATAGTAGCAAGATGTTACTATTGGGGGGAAAGTGGATAAAAGGTATACAGGACCTCGCTGTATTTTCTTACAGGAATCTAAAGTTGTCTCAAGCCCtggcagttggttagagcatcattctccAACCGCCATGGTTGCGGTTCAATCCCTGATtggagcacatgcaagaatcaaccaacgaatgaataaataaatggaacaacaggttgatgtttctctctctctctctctctccttcctctgtctcaaatcaataattttttttaaaaatcagttttcaaatatttaccatttaaaaaattatctcaaaataaaaagtttaattttaaacattaactGATTTGAGAAGGAAGACCCAGAACATCAGCACCAGGATACATCAGCATTATCAGGTAAGACTATAAATCATCAAGGTAATTCTAAGTAGACGctggacaggagggagggagaggaatatCCCTGCCGCCAGTCACGTGGTTCACCTTGCTCTGGGCCCAGTCAGATCAAAAGCTGAAAGGTGATGAGAGAGGGTGGTGTACCTGTTGGTCTCACTAGGGCCCTGCGCCCACACACGTTAACCTTCAGAATCAGCAGAGGCAGCAGGGCCAGGTCAGGAATCCGTGGGGATGGTTCTCAAACTAAGACTGCTGCAGACCTAGGGACCCTGCGATGCAGAACCTCAGGAAAGCCCGAGGGAAGGGGGGCGGCTGCAGGCTCGGAGCTGCCACTGCCCCAGTCCCATTCTAGAAAGGATGGCCAGGTGTTGCCGTGGAGGGTTGTTACGAATGTGAGGTGTCCGACTCTCTCAGTTCACCAGTGAGCTACCAAGCAGGTGAAGGTCAAAGGAGAAACAGACGTAAGTTGTAAACACAAGCGTGTCGTgggcaacagaggaaagaaggcgCTCAGGAAAGACTGTACTTGAGGTGCCATTAGCTCAACCTCCAAATTTTGTAAGTCTCAGAGAAGGAACAGTTTATATAGGTCGCTTTTTTTCCCCAACTGAATTTAAGTGCACAGATTGTGAACTGACCCACGGTCATGAGAACAGCAAACTGGAGCCGATGAGAGaattttctcctttctaaagCTGTTCTTCCTGTCTTTAGCCCCACCTACAACTGTCACTGATACCCGATGCCACACCTAGGGGACAGTGATGGGTGAGCACCACCCTAGCTCTCGCTCCCTTTGAGGCTAGTCCAACAGTAGCCATTAGGATCCCAATGAACCTCCCGAACTGCGGAAGAGACTCGAGGTGGGGTTCATGTAACTCGGCATGCTGGAGAAGGGACAGTCACCTCCGACAGCCAGAGCAGGAGAGCACACTGCTGCCTGGACTTGGACAAGAAGCCGATGGCCGAGTCTGAGAAGAATGGGAAACTGTGGAGGGTGTGTCCTGGGCTAGATTCCAATAGAGGAACAGGAAGAGTGTATCTACATGTGGCCCGTTTATCTTGTCAGCCCAGGCACTGGCTGGACAGACACTCTTCTCTGGTGAGCTGAGTGGATGCTTGGCTAAGATGTGGGTGTTCAGCTAAGAAACAGGATAGGGGACAAACGTTTGCCTTTGTGTGTATTTGGCCCTAGAGTTCCCGTATATTCGGCTGCGACTTACTCCTTTAGCATTCCAGGAGAGACAGGTGAGCTGCACTATGTACCTGTCTCAGTGAAATACAAAAGTCAAGGTGAAGCCACCACACGCACAGGAAGAGAGCTCATCTCCTTCCCTGGTGAAAACGGATTCACCCCTGTCTGGCCCTAGTTGGTCTATTGAGCCTAACCAGTTAACAGAGACCAAAAACtaggggaatacagggaagaaGGGACCCCAAAGAGAGCAGACATATCTGAGGGCAGCTCAACAGGCCAGACACTGACCAGCAGACACATGAACGAGGGGGGCCTGGGAGAACCCCCCGAAGCAGCCAGGACACACCAAAGACCAGCAGACACAAAAACGAGGCAACAGAACTCAAGCCataggtctgtctgtctgtttttcctgCTTCAAGATGGAAAGCAATATTACCCTTTTGATGCAATGGGGACAAGATAAGAGGGTGCCCAGAGAGAGCTCAAGCACTGTCACTAGGACATGCTAGAAAAACAGCATCAATCACCGCCTTCTTAAACCTGTTGGCCACCTGACTCTTTATGAGTGTTTTACTCTCAAAGCCAATTTAACGTTTAACATCCAATGCTGCAGGAATGTCCTCAAAACTTTATCGCTCCCATTTCTACTAAACTGAAAAcccaagaggggaaaaaaaaatcatgggggTGTGCTTGCTCTTCTTCCCAGATCCAAAAGCCTACGAAGAATCCAACTTAGTCACTGCCCTTGGGGATCTATCCTGGGGATACTGGAGGCAAAAAAAATATCAGTTTACTGTCGAATTCTCATAGAAGTTTGAGTCAGAGCAGAATTAGCCCAAACTAGTGCTCCCTTCCAGTTTCCTAAGTTTTTCTGGTTTGAATAATCAATCATACTGTCTCTCTAAGCTCGACTGTGTCTCATTCAACATGTCCAGCTACCTCCAAATGATAGGTATCACGTATTTGTAAAACACTCTTATCTGTCAGCCAAATAGTGGCCTTGTGGAGAGAAGCAACGATGGAGAGTAAAAGCTGACTAGGACCCACCGTGAAAGGTCATCATCAACATTGACCCACACTTCACCACAACAGCAACAGCAAGAAGCTGCCAAGGCAAAGGTACCCTATTGAATAAAGGTGGGTTTTCCATTTGTGGCTTAAATTCACTGCAGTAAAGACTATAACTGAAGATACTTCAGGACTAAGCAGGCAAGCCATAAAATAGGTGCTAATTAGGCATGTTTAACCATAAAAAACAGTCATTGTAAGTAAcaataggaatttttaaatacCAAAACTCTCAGTAATGATTAAGGAACGCTGGTGACATAGCCTAACTTGAACCCTTACTTCAATGGGATGATACTGTAATTAGCTAGATCTCAAGACTCCCTACATATACTGCAATGATCCAAGAATTAAGAACTCTGCTACTTACCCTAAATCTAAGGTGCCATAACTTAACTAGCATACAGAGTTTCTATCTGTCTGGAAAAATCAGCttccccaaattttttttaaaataagagtccTGTTTCAACACGGTTCTATTCTACAAAAGCAACCCTTCCTCTCTCATGAACGTGCACACACATCCACTCCACACACACTCTTCCGTTTAACTGAGCTCCCACCCCTAAAATCAAGGGCATCGACTGTATAGAGCACTCTGACTACAGATTCATCACCGAAACACCAAAATGTAAATGATACTCTACTTGTCCACTCGTATCTGCAGCCTGCTGGAAATGCGTAGCCAGCGACGTCTCGTCCTGGAAAACTTCATTGCACTCCAAACATTTCAGACTATGCCTGCAGAGCTTGGATGGGTCTTCGTCTAGAGGCATAGCTGGAATGATGGGTGTGCTGGTAGGAGCCGATATGACAGTCCCGGTTATCCCAGACTGAATTTTGGTCACAGTGTGTGTGCCAGCCCCCACCAAGCTCGGCAGAGCGGAAGATGAAGCAGAAGTATTGCTTGTCGGAGATACAATCATCTGATCTGCCGGGACGGGCTTCAAGATCAAGTGGGAACACTGCATGACCACCCCCTTCTCCTTGTGCCCACGGGCATGGGAGAGGAGGCTGCACTTGTTGTAGAAAACGAGATTCTTGGTACAGTGGTTACAAGTGACTTCGATGCGCACGCTGCGCCGGTCGTAGTGCTGAGTCAGACTCTTTTCAAGAGCGAAGGAGTCGCCACACTCCAAGCACTTGTACCCGCGGGTCGGCAGCGTGATGCCTGCATTCACAGGGGGGCTGAGGTTGGGGATGTAAACTGGAACGGGGTTGACACTGCTCAGCACCTTGTTGAAAGCTTCCACCACAGAGCTCTGCAGGGAGGACACCACCTGGACACGGGACACCTTTTTGGGCGGCTGCGAGGCTGCTGCATTGATTATTGCCTGCTTGATTTGCTGCTGAGGTTTGGTTAGCACTTGGCGGAGCTCAGAGGTGGCCTGGGTGCCCTGAGGCAGAAGGTTAAGGTTGGCGAGGTGCACAGTCTTTGGCACGAGTTTGGCATTGGCCAGGCTGGATGCCGGCACCACGACAGTTTGCTGCTGGATGGCGTTGGCGGCTTTGATGATGGCGCTGCTGGCGCTCTGAACAGAGGCGGCAGATATGACCGTGGCTTTGACCGTCGTATTGTTAGCGAGCTTCAAATTAATGACTTGAGATCCTGCCGTCTTCACGGCGGACACCGGGAGGAAGGCTGTCGCCACAGGCTTGATAGTGACCTGTTTGGGGGTCAGCTCGGCAGGGCCAATGGCGTTGGTGACAACAGCTGACTGCAGAGGCGCTCTGGGGGGAGAGGCGAGGACGGCGGCTGACGTGGGAGATGCCAGGAGTGACGTAACAGACGCCATCACGGGCCCCGTCTGCTCAGGAGGTTTCTTTCCAGAGTCAGGATCGACCTCTGGCAATACCCTTGTCACTGTTCTCTTGATTTCCCCGGACGACGTCTTAATGGTTTTGATGCGGACTTTGGGAATTGCTGGTGTCGACCCTGCAGGGGACGATGGCGATCCCTTGCTACTGTTTTCACTTGAAATGCTCCTGGGGCTATCTGGCTGCTTTTGGGACACCTTTTTCGTCCCATCGATGAGACTCTGGGATTCAGGCGACTTTTCAATGGCTCTGGGACTCTCATTTACTTCTTTGGGTAATGGAGAAGGTTCCCGTGAATTGGTCACCGGCTCTTTGCAGGAGTCTGAAGCAGCCTTTTTAGCACTAAGAGCTGCGATGGCAGCTATACAGGAAGAAAGCTTGGAGGATGGCTTTGACCTTGACGGTGCCACCGCGCCAAGGGTGATGTCATTCTTCTCGGAGCTCAGTTTCCCGTCAGGGACTCTATTTTCAAGCACCTTTTCAGAGTTTTCCTTCACTTTCTCCTCCACTTTCCTGACTTTAAAAGGTTCATAAATGCTCAGGTTTATAGaacttgtttctgtctctctcttgacaACTTTGTTTTTATCTGCACTGCCTGAAGTCGAGATTCCAGTTTTGCTTAAGTTTTCCCCTCCAAGCGGCTTCATTTTATCGTAGTCCTGCTGGGGAACTGACCCCGTCAACACATTTGACCTAAAACCCGCACGCACGTCCTCTTTGTCGGGGGGATCGTCCACCTCTATCTTCTCGTCATCGTCGAACTCCTCGGCACTCGAGATGGGGCTGAACTGGCTGAACGCAGAGTCTTTTAAAGTCACCTCTGAGGTAGGCACGTCGCCTTTCAAGGACTTGGCTCCATCTTTCCCGAAACTGTCGAGAGAGGACGCGGAGAGAAAGCCGTTGTGCAAGCCGTTGCCTGTGGGAGTGTGGCCCTCCTTCTCCGCACCCTCGGAGGAGTCGATGTTCCGGACGTTCTTCACGATGACACTGACGCCAACGTCGGAAGAGGACGGCGTGTGCGAGTCGTCGTCGCCGTGAGCGTTCTGCTTGATGTGGCCTTCCTGGTCATCGTGTCCAGACTCTATAGCTGCTTTGGGATCGACCATATCTGGGATGTCAAATGCTGCCAGGAGGTCATCAAAGTCTGGGGTCTTCATATCCCCCATGGTCACGAATTTGATCAGGTGTTCTGTTAAACAAACAGGAAACAATCCCATCAGCAATCGGCATTTTGTAATGAGGACATAAATACCCCTCTAGGATTTACACGAACACAGTGGTGATTACCAAGAAGAGCAAATCGATAGCTGCATAATTATTATAACTAAGGAATTATGTGTCAAAGTGAACAAACAAGccagaaaatacataaaaagccTTGAAAATTAACAACTTCCAAGTAATCCATCTAAAACTGCGGATACAGCATAATCAGCATGACATCTCtctaacagaaataaaattgattGATCAAAGCtggttttttgggagttttttgttttgttttgttttgtttaaggttttgggcctgactaggcagtggcacaatgaacaaagcattggactgggatgaggaagacccaggttcgagaccccgaggttgccagcttgaacgcaggctcatctggtttgagcaaggctcaccagcttgagcccaaggttgctggcttgagcaaggattcactcagtctgctgtagccccctggtcaaggcacatatgagaaatcaatcaataaaaaactaaggaaccgcaacgaagaattgatgtttctcatctctcttccttcctgtctgtctgtccctatctgtccctctctctgtctctgctaccaaaaaagaaaaaaaaggcaggttTTGGGATAACAATTAGAAAATTTGTCCATTTATCATTGGATTCATCACATTGTTTTCAAAAAAGCTACTTCTAAACACGTTTGACCTTTACAGCATTTACTTCCACAGGCAAAAATATCCCTCTTACAGTCACTATCAGATTCAcaatattgaatttaaaaatatattacaacaaaaaaaagttacagagaaCCAtttaagcagagaggaaataggcATCCCAACCCACCACAGCATAGTTActgctaatctggtttgagcaaggctcaccagcttgagcccaaggttgctggcttgagcaagggttcactcagtctgctgtagccccctggtcaaggcacatatgagaaatcaatcaataaaaaactaaggaaCCGTAACGAAgaatgggatttaaaaaaaacactcttAAGGAACTGATTCCATCAGTTTTTACTTAATACTAACTTTCCCTATAGGGAAAAAACACCACCCTGGCAGAAAAGTCTAGCATCCTTCCCTGTTCCCTCCTTAGTTTGGTGGTTTTCGTAGTGGAGGTGACACATAGCTGTTCCCTCATTACCGCTCCCCCCACACAGTGGTACAAGTGGCTATGGTAACTGAGAAGGACCCCGCCATGAAGTTGCTCTCAGCACGTAGCAACACGGACCCAGGACCGCAGAGCCTGGGAGAGGGGtgccctctctctcacccctcaGCTAGGTCTGGGTGGGTAACATTCTATGGAGAAGTGTTCCCATTCGGGGCCACAAAGCCTTGGGTGGTAGGACAATTTTAGAAAAATGGTCTGTCACAGCCATTACGAAAAATGAAGGATATGTAACTACATGAAACGCTGGAGGGTTTTTAAGAGTACTATCCATCCTAACTGCAGAGAACAAGTAGATTGGGGTTCAGCTCAAACTCCCCCTGTGAGAGCTCTGTCCTCCCTGGGGCCCCAGAGCACTCCATCTCACACTATTACTTTCTAGTGTGTACATGATTCGTGTGCACTTGTCTCTTCTGACCTACTAGCCCACCTTTACACCCTACATTTCAGACTATTAACACGCCACAAATCAGGGGCCAGAACACTGGATTTTATAACAGAAGAGCAGGCCTGGCGGCAGCTGTGAAACCCTAAAAAGTAAGGGAAGCTATCTGAGCAGGTTCCTTCCACTTcagtggagggaggaggcaggcagccaggaagagaaggaaagacatgaagggaggagggatgatgaaaaatataaaagggaagaACAGGAGACAAGAATCAATGTCACAAGGGAAGAGGGTGACAGCTGACTTCTGGCAACTTTCCATGGAAAAATAAGCCTGACTGTCGATATGTATTCCTAGACTCTTTCTTCTTCGATTTATCTGTTATTCCTCCTTTAAATCTGCTTTAGATCACTAAGAAGTGGCCTTCTAAATTTTACTGAAATACTTCATTTTCTTGTGAAATCTGTAAAAGATCACATAGATCCCATTCCTATGGTGAGTAACAATACCGAGGTCAAGGCTGATCTTGCACTTGAGGAACATATAGTGCATACTCACGAGAACTCACCCACAAATCATCAGCTGCTGAGACACCCTCAGCAGTCACTCACTCTGGGACACATCCAAGCACTTCTAAGAATTTGGCTGGAAAAACGACTGAAGATGAAACAACACTTATGGTTCAATAGgtgctggagaaaaaaatatcacctTCAATTCACGTATGTCTCGGTTAATACACATCTGAAGAAGCCACAAGACGGCTTGCTTTGCTTAGGGAAAACACGCATGGCCTCCACTCGTCTCACCAAGACAAGAGGTGCAGAGGAAACAAGACAACACCTCTAAGTTCATATTGATGCGAAAATGCCTGTAAGAAATCATACGCCCTGCAAAAGTTGgtgatgattttcttttaaaaatgaagtcgAACGTTTAAACTGCAAGAGATGGAGAATAAAAACTCCATCTGTCAGATAATATGTCTACTGAAGAGTCTACCCAGTTAAGAAATGATTCCTGAATATCACCTATGTAAGCATCATAGTGCAGTTCTGAGTTAAATACGATAAAACCACCATTAGCAAAGCATCCCTCTGCTGTCTTTACCAATCATGGTGGTCCAAGTTGGTGATCACTGTTCTCAGAGATCTCAGAACACAGGATCGAGAACCACCCCACAACCCCCACCACCCGAGTGGAAGGTGGGTTTTTAATGCCACCACTTATCCACAGCTTGGAAGTCACAGTGGGAGCTGGGCTCCTCCTACATGCCTCCATCCCTTCTTTACAGCTACACAAAATGCATGTCATTTGCCCTCTTTTTACGCAAAATAAATCCTCTGTTTTCACATCCCAAAAGGCCATCAATTCAGGAGCAAAGAGAACATATGAGACAGTTCAGATACTCATGGATGGCAGGCCCAGGACGCCAACCACAAGAAATGATAAAAGGTCGCCACACAAACTGCAATGACTGGCATTTCAGATCAGCAGTGCGAGTGGCTGGTCTTCGTATGAATACTCGGAAGATGAATGAATGATTCCTATTATCTCCTCCTCCTGTTGCCACTGTGGGGACCTGCCTGATCTGTCCAGGCTCCGGTGGCCCAGAGCAGCTAGGAACTCCTTTAGTCAGTGGTAAGATGCTGCCCACCATACTGCCTGGtatctttccctctctgcccATGCAAAGCAGAGTTAAGGGTTGGGAAATTCCAACCTGCAGACCTCCCAAGGAGTTCGGAAGACATTGCCAAGTCAGGAGCAACGGTTTCTCTATAGTGACCCAGCCCTACACCCTGCTGTCTCATTGCTCAGTTTCACCTCACACTTTCtctggaggaagaaggggaagccCAGGGTGGACCAGTGAGACATCCTCAGAGGTAAGAGGGCATTAGCTGTGGTTTTAAAAAAGCTATGAgtcggaggacgatctctctttgggtgatgggtatgcaacagaactaaatgacaagataacctggaaatgttttctttgaatatatgtaacctgatttattgatgtcaccccattaaaataaaaatttatttataaaaaaaaaaaaaagctatgagtCAACCCTCCTAGCTCACCTGACGGAATCCCGCCCACAAGCTGAGAATGCACAACGGGCAGAAAACCCTGAGCACAGGGGCCCATCGACAGCCCGCCACACTGtctgaaacccaaggtcgcaCTGTGCGGGTGGATCTGCCTCTCAGGCTTGTGTAATTAGTGTAATAAACACCGCTCTCTGTAACTTCACACTTATTTTTTGGtttatagaaatgtttttcaTGCCCACAATCACATCGTCCTATTACCCAGTACCTTCCCACATTCTGGAAGGTGAGAGCAAATTTTCCAgtcaggagaaaaaagaaaagaaaagtttaacTCCCACTTCATATCTCTGATATATGAAGTACAAAGAGGAATGTTTATGTTTACAAGTTTtcttcattccccccccccccaattcctaattattacacttttaaaaatagattcttttggtccttgccagttagctcagttggttagagcatcatcctaaaacaccaaggttgtgggttccatcccaagtcagggcacgcacaggaagcgaccaatgaatgcacgacggAGTGAAACAACTAATGAATGCTTCGCTgtcactctctccttctccctcccttccctcatcggtctctctaaaattaatctattttttaaaaaatccttttactTCAAAATACTACAGAAATAAATCTGTCTTCTCTCTTAAAAGGTAAAATCGAAAGATCTCAAAATTTGAGCTTCTCTTGGCCTCAACAACTTGATTTTCAAACAGCATCAGCTTTAGTAACTGTAACAATGTCTCATTTCATTTATATGCTGCAAAATACACCTCCCTTCAAAGGTACTGACAGTCTTCCAAAGCAAAACTAAACCGTATTTCAATAACCTATAATTCACTCATAGCATTTGGGCTTAATGCGGAATGTCCTTTTACCCAAAGACAATGAAAATATCTGGGGGAAAAGGCTAAGTCtgtttacagaaaaggaaattgaaagaaCTCAAGTGTGTCACATGATCATTTCATTCCCTCCTATGACACAGACAAAACATTTCCTCTCCTCCCAAAGCCtcttaaaaattacagaaaattatttcatCTCTGTTGGCAAAAGTCAAAAGTTGTCAAGTCaaaagaaaactttaagaaaaCCTATTCACCCCTTAGTCATACTTAtgctttgtaatttaaaaaaccaaaaacacttcACGGAGACGTTTCCCAATTTTCAGCCAGGTGAGGACAGCATGCAGACTCAGGCATTACATACTTAACCACGGATGCTAACTTAACCCCAGAGAGACATGCCTAAACCCAGCCAAGGCCCTGCCTCCAAAATGAATACGCAAGGTCAGTCGGAGCGGTGAAAGAACATCAGCTTCCCCACGTAAACGGAGAAACTAAcactttctttaatgaaaatcaaTAATCCTGTCTACGGCCACCCCACCTGGAATGTGCCTGATCTCGTCCGATCTCTGAAGATCAATAATCTCTAAATCATaataatcctaaagaaaaaaaaacaaatcaaagcctATTGACCACCCTGATAGTATTACACACACTTTGCACAAAGTAACAAAGTAATAATACAAGGTCTGCTGCTCTCTTTTGGGACTATATTTATCACTACTTTCTAGCACTTTCTGGCCACTGGAGAAATAATTCAACAAATTAATGGATCTAATTTGTGTTTCTACCCTTATCATCTTTCGAACAGAAAAATGCTCTTATCTCATTTCTTAATGTTATGCAATGtttcacttttcattttgttccttatACATAGAACACGATCTCAGCAGCCCCCATTTTTAAACGAGGTTGGCCTTCCACATGCAAGTTCTTGTTCGTCCCGTCACACTCGTGTGCAGGCTTCGGAGCCTCCGCCCTCACCAATCTTTTCCATCTTCTGCATCGTCAGAGCTCCCTATCGCTCCATCTCTGCACgcagaaagaggacagagaggaggggagggagggaggaaccaCAGCGCCTTCCCCGCAGGCCCTCTTCTCTACCCCACTCGCACCTGAGCTGCGTAGAAGGGGAACACATTTTGGCACTGCGGCCGCGTTCCCAGTAC
Coding sequences within it:
- the ZNF532 gene encoding zinc finger protein 532 isoform X1 — translated: MGDMKTPDFDDLLAAFDIPDMVDPKAAIESGHDDQEGHIKQNAHGDDDSHTPSSSDVGVSVIVKNVRNIDSSEGAEKEGHTPTGNGLHNGFLSASSLDSFGKDGAKSLKGDVPTSEVTLKDSAFSQFSPISSAEEFDDDEKIEVDDPPDKEDVRAGFRSNVLTGSVPQQDYDKMKPLGGENLSKTGISTSGSADKNKVVKRETETSSINLSIYEPFKVRKVEEKVKENSEKVLENRVPDGKLSSEKNDITLGAVAPSRSKPSSKLSSCIAAIAALSAKKAASDSCKEPVTNSREPSPLPKEVNESPRAIEKSPESQSLIDGTKKVSQKQPDSPRSISSENSSKGSPSSPAGSTPAIPKVRIKTIKTSSGEIKRTVTRVLPEVDPDSGKKPPEQTGPVMASVTSLLASPTSAAVLASPPRAPLQSAVVTNAIGPAELTPKQVTIKPVATAFLPVSAVKTAGSQVINLKLANNTTVKATVISAASVQSASSAIIKAANAIQQQTVVVPASSLANAKLVPKTVHLANLNLLPQGTQATSELRQVLTKPQQQIKQAIINAAASQPPKKVSRVQVVSSLQSSVVEAFNKVLSSVNPVPVYIPNLSPPVNAGITLPTRGYKCLECGDSFALEKSLTQHYDRRSVRIEVTCNHCTKNLVFYNKCSLLSHARGHKEKGVVMQCSHLILKPVPADQMIVSPTSNTSASSSALPSLVGAGTHTVTKIQSGITGTVISAPTSTPIIPAMPLDEDPSKLCRHSLKCLECNEVFQDETSLATHFQQAADTSGQKTCTICQMLLPNQCSYASHQRIHQHKSPYTCPECGAICRSVHFQTHVTKNCLHYTRRVGFRCVHCNVVYSDVAALKSHIQGSHCEVFYKCPICPMAFKSAPSTHSHAYTQHPGIKIGEAKIIYKCSMCDTVFTLQTLLYRHFDQHIENQKVSVFKCPDCSLLYAQKQLMMDHIKSMHGTLKSIEGPPNLGINLPLSIKAATQNSANQNKEDTRSMNGKEKLEKKSPSPVKKSLEPKTVASPGWTCWECDRLFTQRDVYISHVRKEHGKQMKKHPCRQCEKSFSSSHSLCRHNRIKHKGIRKVYTCSHCPDSRRTFTKRLMLEKHIQLMHGIKDPDLKEMTEAAHEEDTEMKEDTKVPSPKRKLEEPVLEFRPPRGAITQPLKKLKINVFKVHKCAVCGFTTENLLQFHEHIPQHKSDGSSYQCRECGLCYTSHVSLSRHLFIVHKLKEPPPMTQQNGAGEENQQDKPSPEHEAADGAAADRKCKVCAKTFETEAALNAHMRTHGMAFIKSKRVSSAEK
- the ZNF532 gene encoding zinc finger protein 532 isoform X2 — encoded protein: MGDMKTPDFDDLLAAFDIPDMVDPKAAIESGHDDQEGHIKQNAHGDDDSHTPSSSDVGVSVIVKNVRNIDSSEGAEKEGHTPTGNGLHNGFLSASSLDSFGKDGAKSLKGDVPTSEVTLKDSAFSQFSPISSAEEFDDDEKIEVDDPPDKEDVRAGFRSNVLTGSVPQQDYDKMKPLGGENLSKTGISTSGSADKNKVVKRETETSSINLSIYEPFKVRKVEEKVKENSEKVLENRVPDGKLSSEKNDITLGAVAPSRSKPSSKLSSCIAAIAALSAKKAASDSCKEPVTNSREPSPLPKEVNESPRAIEKSPESQSLIDGTKKVSQKQPDSPRSISSENSSKGSPSSPAGSTPAIPKVRIKTIKTSSGEIKRTVTRVLPEVDPDSGKKPPEQTGPVMASVTSLLASPTSAAVLASPPRAPLQSAVVTNAIGPAELTPKQVTIKPVATAFLPVSAVKTAGSQVINLKLANNTTVKATVISAASVQSASSAIIKAANAIQQQTVVVPASSLANAKLVPKTVHLANLNLLPQGTQATSELRQVLTKPQQQIKQAIINAAASQPPKKVSRVQVVSSLQSSVVEAFNKVLSSVNPVPVYIPNLSPPVNAGITLPTRGYKCLECGDSFALEKSLTQHYDRRSVRIEVTCNHCTKNLVFYNKCSLLSHARGHKEKGVVMQCSHLILKPVPADQMIVSPTSNTSASSSALPSLVGAGTHTVTKIQSGITGTVISAPTSTPIIPAMPLDEDPSKLCRHSLKCLECNEVFQDETSLATHFQQAADTSGQQMKKHPCRQCEKSFSSSHSLCRHNRIKHKGIRKVYTCSHCPDSRRTFTKRLMLEKHIQLMHGIKDPDLKEMTEAAHEEDTEMKEDTKVPSPKRKLEEPVLEFRPPRGAITQPLKKLKINVFKVHKCAVCGFTTENLLQFHEHIPQHKSDGSSYQCRECGLCYTSHVSLSRHLFIVHKLKEPPPMTQQNGAGEENQQDKPSPEHEAADGAAADRKCKVCAKTFETEAALNAHMRTHGMAFIKSKRVSSAEK